A stretch of Macadamia integrifolia cultivar HAES 741 chromosome 7, SCU_Mint_v3, whole genome shotgun sequence DNA encodes these proteins:
- the LOC122083096 gene encoding nucleosome assembly protein 1;4-like — translation MSNNKDQLNMADLNASLPGAAAALSAEDRASLVTALKDKLQHLAGQHADVLETLTPNVRKRVEVLREIQSQHDELEAKFFEERAALEAKYQKLYEPLYTKRYEIVNGIVEVGVTTEPVTDQGEDEASEEKGVPNFWLTAMKTNEVLAEEITERDEGALKYLKDIKWCRIDDPKGFKLEFFFDSNPYFKNSVLTKTYHMIDDDEPILEKAIGTEIEWLPGKSLTQKVLKKKPRKGSKNAKPITKTETCESFFNFFSPPQVPEDEDDIDEEAAEELQNQMEQDYDIGSTIRDKIIPHAVSWFTGEAVQGDEFEDIGDDDDEEDEDAEDEDEEGDDDDDEDDDDEDEDDEGDSKSRKKKGGRAQTGEGPQGERPPECKQQ, via the exons ATGAGTAACAACAAGGATCAGCTTAACATGGCCGATCTCAACGCCTCCCTTCCAGGTGCCGCTGCTG CTCTTAGCGCCGAGGATAGAGCCAGTCTTGTTACTGCTCTCAAg GATAAGCTTCAGCATCTTGCGGGACAACATGCCGATGTTCTCGAGACTCTAACGCCTAACGTCAGGAAGCGCGTCGAGGTTCTCAGAGAGATCCAG AGTCAACATGATGAGCTGGAGGCCAAATTTTTTGAGGAGAGGGCAGCACTCGAGGCAAAATACCAGAAGCTATATGAACCACTGTACACCAAG AGATATGAAATTGTGAATGGTATAGTCGAAGTCGGAGTTACAACTGAACCTGTGACAGACCAAGGAGAAGATGAAGCCTCAGAAG AGAAAGGGGTGCCTAATTTTTGGCTCACGGCAATGAAGACTAATGAAGTCTTGGCTGAGGAG ATTACGGAGCGTGATGAAGGGGCTCTCAAATATCTCAAAGATATCAAGTGGTGTAGAATTGATGATCCCAAGGGTTTCAAGCTTGAATTCTTCTTTGATTCTAATCCTTACTTCAAGAATTCTGTTCTGACAAAAACATATCACATGATCGATGATGATGAACCAATTCTAGAGAAAGCAATAGG GACGGAGATTGAATGGCTTCCAGGAAAAAGCTTGACACAGAAGGTCCTGAAAAAGAAGCCAAGAAAGGGATCAAAAAATGCCAAGCCTATCACTAAAACTGAGACCTGCGAaagtttcttcaacttcttcagtcCACCTCAAGTTCCCGAGGATGAAGATGATATTGACGAAGAGGCT GCTGAGGAACTTCAAAATCAAATGGAGCAAGACTATGACATTGG GTCAACCATTCGAGACAAAATTATCCCCCATGCTGTGTCATGGTTTACAGGGGAGGCAGTCCAAGGGGATGAGTTCGAAGATATTGGAGATGATgacgatgaagaagatgaagatgctgaagatgaggatgaagagggagatgatgatgatgatgaggatgatgatgatgaagatgaggatgatgaaGGAGACAGCAAGAGTAGGAAAAAG AAGGGTGGAAGAGCCCAAACAGGGGAAGGTCCACAGGGCGAGAGGCCTCCAGAGTGTAAGCAGCAGTAA
- the LOC122084979 gene encoding probable ADP,ATP carrier protein At5g56450 encodes MREDNEDEKEVGTSSRSYRWLANFHRDMLAGALMGGVVHTIVAPIERAKLLLQTQESNTAIVGGGGHRRFRGMLDCIARTVREEGVLSLWRGNGSSVLRYYPSVALNFSLKDLYRTILRSGNPQDHPLMSGPLANFTAGAAAGCTTLIIIYPLDIAHTRLAADVGKTEARQFRGIWHFLGTIRKKDGIKGIYNGLPASLHGMIIHRGLYFGGFDTLKEMMSEESKPELELWKRWVVAQAVTTSAGLLSYPLDTVRRRIMMQSGLEQPMYKSTLDCWRKIYRTEGAASFYRGALSNMFRGIGAAAILVLYDEVKKIMNWGVL; translated from the exons ATGAGGGAAGataatgaagatgagaaggaagtGGGAACGAGTTCAAGGTCGTATAGATGGTTGGCGAATTTTCACAGGGATATGTTGGCTGGAGCATTAATGGGGGGAGTGGTTCACACGATTGTGGCACCGATTGAGAGAGCCAAGCTACTTTTGCAGACGCAAGAAAGCAATACTGCgattgttggtggtggtggccaCCGCAGGTTTAGAGGCATGTTGGATTGTATCGCCCGGACTGTTAGGGAGGAGGGTGTCCTTTCTCTATGGAGGGGTAATGGAAGCAGTGTTCTCCGCTACTACCCCTCTGTTGCCCTTAATTTTTCCCTCAAG GACCTTTACAGAACTATACTAAGGAGTGGCAATCCTCAAGATCATCCTCTCATGTCTGGTCCTCTAGCTAACTTCACCGCTGGGGCTGCAGCTGGCTGTACAACACTGATTATCATCTACCCACTTGATATTGCTCACACACGCTTAGCAGCAGATGTAGGAAAGACTGAAGCTCGTCAATTCAGGGGCATTTGGCACTTCCTTGGCACCATTCGCAAGAAAGATGGGATCAAGGGCATCTACAACGGCCTTCCAGCCTCTCTACATGGGATGATCATCCACCGTGGTCTTTACTTTGGGGGCTTTGACACTTTAAAAGAGATGATGTCTGAAGAGTCTAAACCTGAATTAGAATTGTGGAAGCGTTGGGTGGTTGCCCAAGCTGTCACAACCTCAGCAGGCTTATTATCTTACCCATTAGATACTGTAAGGAGGCGGATAATGATGCAATCTGGTTTGGAGCAGCCGATGTATAAGAGCACCCTGGACTGTTGGAGGAAGATTTATAGGACGGAGGGTGCTGCTTCCTTCTACCGTGGTGCGCTTTCAAACATGTTTAGGGGCATTGGGGCTGCTGCAATCCTGGTTTTGTATGACGAGgtcaaaaaaattatgaattgggGTGTGTTATAG
- the LOC122084978 gene encoding beta-fructofuranosidase, cell wall isozyme-like isoform X1, with the protein MAFTVVGFIGLCSLLLGYGVHVEASHRVFSNLQSHQNTTATHQPYRTGYHFQPAKNWINDPNGPMIYKDIYHLFYQYNPYGAVWGNIVWAHATSTDLVNWVHHEVAIKPSIDSDINGCWSGSATILSGEKPAILYTGGDPQNRQVQNLALPKNLSDEFLREWIKPPRNPVMTPIDGINASSFRDPTTAWKGLDGRWRVIIGSQIDRQGKAILYRSKDFIHWVRAQHPLHSSNNTGMWECPDFFRVSVNSTVGLDTSLNGPSVKHVLKVSLGETQHDCYTIGTYDLKKDMYIPDNGSIDNGFGLRFDYGKFYASKTFFDSSKNRRILWGWINESDSEQDDIKKGWSGIHAIPRNLWLDKTGKQLVQWPIQEIKMLREKPVDWQSTEMKPGSVSEVLDVTAAQVDVEILLDLPTLEKAENMDPSWVDPQLLCSEKGASVKGSLGPFGLLALASKGLKEQTAIFFRVFKDQERYVVLMCSDQSRSSLRQDLDKTTYGAFLDVDPLHEGLSLRSLIDHSIVESFGGNGKACIIARVYPELAINDNAHLYVFNNGTENVMLSKLSAWSMKKAQIIY; encoded by the exons ATGGCCTTCACTGTTGTCGGGTTTATTGGGttatgttctcttcttcttggctATGGAGTCCATGTTGAAGCCTCTCACCGGGTTTTCTCAAACCTTCAATCTCATCAGAACACTACAGCAACTCATCAGCCTTACAGAACCGGCTACCACTTCCAAccggctaaaaactggatcaaCG ATCCTAATG GACCCATGATTTATAAGGATATCTATCATCTCTTCTACCAGTATAATCCATATGGTGCTGTCTGGGGTAACATTGTCTGGGCACACGCCACTTCCACGGATCTTGTGAACTGGGTTCACCATGAAGTTGCAATCAAACCATCCATAGACTCTGATATCAATGGATGTTGGTCCGGTTCAGCTACAATCCTCTCTGGGGAAAAACCAGCCATTCTCTATACTGGTGGAGACCCACAAAACCGCCAAGTCCAGAATTTAGCGTTGCCCAAGAACCTCTCTGACGAGTTCCTGAGAGAATGGATCAAACCACCCCGAAATCCTGTCATGACTCCCATTGATGGGATCAATGCAAGCTCATTCAGGGATCCCACCACCGCTTGGAAAGGTCTCGATGGGCGATGGAGGGTGATCATAGGGAGCCAGATTGATCGACAAGGGAAGGCAATTCTCTATAGGAGTAAGGATTTCATTCATTGGGTCAGAGCCCAGCACCCACTCCATTCATCCAATAACACTGGAATGTGGGAATGCCCTGATTTCTTCCGTGTCTCTGTGAACAGCACAGTTGGTCTTGACACTTCTTTGAATGGTCCAAGTGTAAAGCATGTGCTTAAGGTGAGCTTGGGTGAAACCCAACATGACTGCTACACAATTGGTACTTACGATCTGAAAAAGGATATGTATATTCCGGACAATGGTTCCATAGACAATGGCTTTGGCCTGAGATTTGATTATGGAAAATTTTATGCTTCGAAGACATTCTTTGACAGCTCTAAGAACCGAAGGATACTATGGGGTTGGATTAATGAATCCGATAGCGAACAAGATGATATCAAGAAAGGATGGTCAGGAATTCAT GCAATTCCTAGAAATCTTTGGCTCGACAAAACTGGGAAGCAGCTGGTTCAATGGCCAATCCAAGAAATCAAAATGTTACGGGAAAAGCCAGTTGATTGGCAAAGTACAGAGatgaagccaggatcagtatCTGAAGTTTTGGACGTCACTGCTGCACAG GTCGATGTGGAGATTTTATTAGACTTGCCAACATTGGAGAAAGCTGAAAACATGGACCCAAGCTGGGTTGATCCACAACTGCTTTGTAGTGAAAAAGGGGCTTCCGTAAAAGGAAGCTTAGGACCATTTGGGTTGCTAGCTTTGGCTTCCAAAGGCTTGAAAGAACAAACAGCCATATTTTTCAGGGTGTTCAAAGATCAGGAGAGATATGTGGTGCTTATGTGCAGTGACCAAAGCAG ATCTTCTTTGAGGCAAGACCTGGACAAAACCACCTATGGAGCTTTTCTAGATGTGGATCCTCTTCATGAAGGACTGTCACTGAGGAGCTTG ATAGATCACTCCATTGTTGAGAGTTTTGGTGGCAACGGAAAAGCTTGTATCATAGCTAGGGTTTATCCTGAATTGGCTATAAACGATAATGCACACTTGTATGTGTTTAATAATGGAACCGAAAATGTAATGCTCTCAAAATTGAGCGCTTGGAGCATGAAGAAAGCTCAAATCATCTATTGA
- the LOC122084978 gene encoding beta-fructofuranosidase, cell wall isozyme-like isoform X2: protein MAFTVVGFIGLCSLLLGYGVHVEASHRVFSNLQSHQNTTATHQPYRTGYHFQPAKNWINGPMIYKDIYHLFYQYNPYGAVWGNIVWAHATSTDLVNWVHHEVAIKPSIDSDINGCWSGSATILSGEKPAILYTGGDPQNRQVQNLALPKNLSDEFLREWIKPPRNPVMTPIDGINASSFRDPTTAWKGLDGRWRVIIGSQIDRQGKAILYRSKDFIHWVRAQHPLHSSNNTGMWECPDFFRVSVNSTVGLDTSLNGPSVKHVLKVSLGETQHDCYTIGTYDLKKDMYIPDNGSIDNGFGLRFDYGKFYASKTFFDSSKNRRILWGWINESDSEQDDIKKGWSGIHAIPRNLWLDKTGKQLVQWPIQEIKMLREKPVDWQSTEMKPGSVSEVLDVTAAQVDVEILLDLPTLEKAENMDPSWVDPQLLCSEKGASVKGSLGPFGLLALASKGLKEQTAIFFRVFKDQERYVVLMCSDQSRSSLRQDLDKTTYGAFLDVDPLHEGLSLRSLIDHSIVESFGGNGKACIIARVYPELAINDNAHLYVFNNGTENVMLSKLSAWSMKKAQIIY, encoded by the exons ATGGCCTTCACTGTTGTCGGGTTTATTGGGttatgttctcttcttcttggctATGGAGTCCATGTTGAAGCCTCTCACCGGGTTTTCTCAAACCTTCAATCTCATCAGAACACTACAGCAACTCATCAGCCTTACAGAACCGGCTACCACTTCCAAccggctaaaaactggatcaaCG GACCCATGATTTATAAGGATATCTATCATCTCTTCTACCAGTATAATCCATATGGTGCTGTCTGGGGTAACATTGTCTGGGCACACGCCACTTCCACGGATCTTGTGAACTGGGTTCACCATGAAGTTGCAATCAAACCATCCATAGACTCTGATATCAATGGATGTTGGTCCGGTTCAGCTACAATCCTCTCTGGGGAAAAACCAGCCATTCTCTATACTGGTGGAGACCCACAAAACCGCCAAGTCCAGAATTTAGCGTTGCCCAAGAACCTCTCTGACGAGTTCCTGAGAGAATGGATCAAACCACCCCGAAATCCTGTCATGACTCCCATTGATGGGATCAATGCAAGCTCATTCAGGGATCCCACCACCGCTTGGAAAGGTCTCGATGGGCGATGGAGGGTGATCATAGGGAGCCAGATTGATCGACAAGGGAAGGCAATTCTCTATAGGAGTAAGGATTTCATTCATTGGGTCAGAGCCCAGCACCCACTCCATTCATCCAATAACACTGGAATGTGGGAATGCCCTGATTTCTTCCGTGTCTCTGTGAACAGCACAGTTGGTCTTGACACTTCTTTGAATGGTCCAAGTGTAAAGCATGTGCTTAAGGTGAGCTTGGGTGAAACCCAACATGACTGCTACACAATTGGTACTTACGATCTGAAAAAGGATATGTATATTCCGGACAATGGTTCCATAGACAATGGCTTTGGCCTGAGATTTGATTATGGAAAATTTTATGCTTCGAAGACATTCTTTGACAGCTCTAAGAACCGAAGGATACTATGGGGTTGGATTAATGAATCCGATAGCGAACAAGATGATATCAAGAAAGGATGGTCAGGAATTCAT GCAATTCCTAGAAATCTTTGGCTCGACAAAACTGGGAAGCAGCTGGTTCAATGGCCAATCCAAGAAATCAAAATGTTACGGGAAAAGCCAGTTGATTGGCAAAGTACAGAGatgaagccaggatcagtatCTGAAGTTTTGGACGTCACTGCTGCACAG GTCGATGTGGAGATTTTATTAGACTTGCCAACATTGGAGAAAGCTGAAAACATGGACCCAAGCTGGGTTGATCCACAACTGCTTTGTAGTGAAAAAGGGGCTTCCGTAAAAGGAAGCTTAGGACCATTTGGGTTGCTAGCTTTGGCTTCCAAAGGCTTGAAAGAACAAACAGCCATATTTTTCAGGGTGTTCAAAGATCAGGAGAGATATGTGGTGCTTATGTGCAGTGACCAAAGCAG ATCTTCTTTGAGGCAAGACCTGGACAAAACCACCTATGGAGCTTTTCTAGATGTGGATCCTCTTCATGAAGGACTGTCACTGAGGAGCTTG ATAGATCACTCCATTGTTGAGAGTTTTGGTGGCAACGGAAAAGCTTGTATCATAGCTAGGGTTTATCCTGAATTGGCTATAAACGATAATGCACACTTGTATGTGTTTAATAATGGAACCGAAAATGTAATGCTCTCAAAATTGAGCGCTTGGAGCATGAAGAAAGCTCAAATCATCTATTGA
- the LOC122084978 gene encoding beta-fructofuranosidase, insoluble isoenzyme CWINV1-like isoform X3 produces the protein MESMLKPLTGFSQTFNLIRTLQQLISLTEPATTSNRLKTGSTILMTHLIAGPMIYKDIYHLFYQYNPYGAVWGNIVWAHATSTDLVNWVHHEVAIKPSIDSDINGCWSGSATILSGEKPAILYTGGDPQNRQVQNLALPKNLSDEFLREWIKPPRNPVMTPIDGINASSFRDPTTAWKGLDGRWRVIIGSQIDRQGKAILYRSKDFIHWVRAQHPLHSSNNTGMWECPDFFRVSVNSTVGLDTSLNGPSVKHVLKVSLGETQHDCYTIGTYDLKKDMYIPDNGSIDNGFGLRFDYGKFYASKTFFDSSKNRRILWGWINESDSEQDDIKKGWSGIHAIPRNLWLDKTGKQLVQWPIQEIKMLREKPVDWQSTEMKPGSVSEVLDVTAAQVDVEILLDLPTLEKAENMDPSWVDPQLLCSEKGASVKGSLGPFGLLALASKGLKEQTAIFFRVFKDQERYVVLMCSDQSRSSLRQDLDKTTYGAFLDVDPLHEGLSLRSLIDHSIVESFGGNGKACIIARVYPELAINDNAHLYVFNNGTENVMLSKLSAWSMKKAQIIY, from the exons ATGGAGTCCATGTTGAAGCCTCTCACCGGGTTTTCTCAAACCTTCAATCTCATCAGAACACTACAGCAACTCATCAGCCTTACAGAACCGGCTACCACTTCCAAccggctaaaaactggatcaaCG ATCCTAATG ACCCATCTTATTGCAGGACCCATGATTTATAAGGATATCTATCATCTCTTCTACCAGTATAATCCATATGGTGCTGTCTGGGGTAACATTGTCTGGGCACACGCCACTTCCACGGATCTTGTGAACTGGGTTCACCATGAAGTTGCAATCAAACCATCCATAGACTCTGATATCAATGGATGTTGGTCCGGTTCAGCTACAATCCTCTCTGGGGAAAAACCAGCCATTCTCTATACTGGTGGAGACCCACAAAACCGCCAAGTCCAGAATTTAGCGTTGCCCAAGAACCTCTCTGACGAGTTCCTGAGAGAATGGATCAAACCACCCCGAAATCCTGTCATGACTCCCATTGATGGGATCAATGCAAGCTCATTCAGGGATCCCACCACCGCTTGGAAAGGTCTCGATGGGCGATGGAGGGTGATCATAGGGAGCCAGATTGATCGACAAGGGAAGGCAATTCTCTATAGGAGTAAGGATTTCATTCATTGGGTCAGAGCCCAGCACCCACTCCATTCATCCAATAACACTGGAATGTGGGAATGCCCTGATTTCTTCCGTGTCTCTGTGAACAGCACAGTTGGTCTTGACACTTCTTTGAATGGTCCAAGTGTAAAGCATGTGCTTAAGGTGAGCTTGGGTGAAACCCAACATGACTGCTACACAATTGGTACTTACGATCTGAAAAAGGATATGTATATTCCGGACAATGGTTCCATAGACAATGGCTTTGGCCTGAGATTTGATTATGGAAAATTTTATGCTTCGAAGACATTCTTTGACAGCTCTAAGAACCGAAGGATACTATGGGGTTGGATTAATGAATCCGATAGCGAACAAGATGATATCAAGAAAGGATGGTCAGGAATTCAT GCAATTCCTAGAAATCTTTGGCTCGACAAAACTGGGAAGCAGCTGGTTCAATGGCCAATCCAAGAAATCAAAATGTTACGGGAAAAGCCAGTTGATTGGCAAAGTACAGAGatgaagccaggatcagtatCTGAAGTTTTGGACGTCACTGCTGCACAG GTCGATGTGGAGATTTTATTAGACTTGCCAACATTGGAGAAAGCTGAAAACATGGACCCAAGCTGGGTTGATCCACAACTGCTTTGTAGTGAAAAAGGGGCTTCCGTAAAAGGAAGCTTAGGACCATTTGGGTTGCTAGCTTTGGCTTCCAAAGGCTTGAAAGAACAAACAGCCATATTTTTCAGGGTGTTCAAAGATCAGGAGAGATATGTGGTGCTTATGTGCAGTGACCAAAGCAG ATCTTCTTTGAGGCAAGACCTGGACAAAACCACCTATGGAGCTTTTCTAGATGTGGATCCTCTTCATGAAGGACTGTCACTGAGGAGCTTG ATAGATCACTCCATTGTTGAGAGTTTTGGTGGCAACGGAAAAGCTTGTATCATAGCTAGGGTTTATCCTGAATTGGCTATAAACGATAATGCACACTTGTATGTGTTTAATAATGGAACCGAAAATGTAATGCTCTCAAAATTGAGCGCTTGGAGCATGAAGAAAGCTCAAATCATCTATTGA